In Alteribacter lacisalsi, a genomic segment contains:
- the hemL gene encoding glutamate-1-semialdehyde 2,1-aminomutase, translating to MKLEKSISAFEQAKKVMPGGVNSPVRAFKSVNMDPVFMEKGKGARIWDIDGNEYIDYVMSWGPLVLGHADDRVVNALKEVTEKGTSFGAPAEIETKLAELVIDRVPSIEVVRMVNSGTEATMSALRLARGYTGRNKIVKFEGCYHGHGDSLLIKAGSGVATLGLPDSPGVPESIAQNTLTVPYNDVDSLKLAFEEFGDDIAAVILEPVAGNMGVVRPEEGYLEAVREITYNYGSLMILDEVMTGFRVGYHCAQGELGVTPDLTCLGKVIGGGLPVGAYGGKREIMEQVAPAGPIYQAGTLSGNPLAMTAGYETLVQLSESDYEEFDRLGKRLEDGIKAAAGKYDIPCSITRAGSMVGFFFNEGPVKNYSQAASSDLDMFAKYFRYMLEEGVSIAPSQFEGMFLSTKHTDEDIDATIEAAEKAFARIRSEK from the coding sequence ATGAAACTGGAAAAATCGATCAGTGCGTTTGAACAGGCAAAGAAAGTGATGCCCGGAGGCGTAAACAGCCCGGTTCGTGCATTCAAATCCGTTAATATGGATCCCGTGTTTATGGAAAAAGGAAAAGGTGCGCGTATCTGGGATATTGACGGAAACGAGTATATCGACTATGTCATGTCCTGGGGACCGCTTGTACTCGGTCATGCAGATGACCGGGTCGTAAACGCCCTTAAGGAAGTAACGGAAAAAGGAACGAGTTTCGGTGCACCTGCAGAAATTGAGACGAAGCTTGCCGAGCTTGTAATTGACCGGGTGCCTTCCATTGAGGTCGTGAGGATGGTGAACTCAGGAACAGAAGCGACGATGAGCGCCCTTCGCCTTGCTCGTGGCTACACAGGACGAAACAAGATTGTCAAATTTGAGGGCTGTTATCACGGCCACGGTGACTCCCTACTGATCAAAGCAGGGTCCGGAGTGGCAACACTGGGGCTCCCTGACAGCCCAGGGGTACCGGAATCGATTGCCCAGAACACTCTGACGGTTCCCTACAATGACGTGGACAGTCTGAAGCTGGCATTTGAAGAATTTGGTGACGATATCGCAGCTGTTATCCTTGAGCCAGTTGCCGGAAACATGGGTGTTGTCCGTCCGGAAGAGGGTTACCTTGAAGCGGTGCGGGAAATTACGTACAACTACGGATCCCTGATGATTCTTGATGAAGTCATGACCGGATTCCGGGTAGGCTACCACTGTGCGCAGGGAGAACTCGGGGTCACACCTGATCTGACCTGTCTTGGAAAAGTGATCGGCGGCGGTCTTCCGGTGGGCGCTTACGGCGGAAAGCGCGAAATCATGGAACAGGTGGCGCCAGCAGGGCCGATTTACCAGGCAGGAACCCTGTCCGGGAACCCGCTTGCCATGACAGCCGGTTATGAAACCCTTGTTCAGCTTTCAGAATCCGATTACGAGGAATTTGACCGGTTAGGAAAGCGGCTCGAAGACGGAATCAAGGCTGCTGCCGGCAAGTACGATATTCCGTGCTCGATTACACGGGCAGGTTCCATGGTCGGATTCTTTTTCAATGAAGGCCCGGTGAAGAACTACAGCCAGGCGGCAAGTTCGGATCTGGACATGTTCGCAAAATACTTCCGCTATATGCTTGAAGAAGGTGTCTCCATTGCCCCTTCACAGTTCGAGGGTATGTTCCTCTCCACAAAGCATACAGACGAAGATATTGATGCAACAATAGAGGCGGCTGAAAAAGCATTCGCCCGCATCCGTAGTGAAAAGTAA
- a CDS encoding valine--tRNA ligase produces the protein MMTNDISMPPKYDPQATEAKWYPYWVNGKFFEATGDENKKPYTIVIPPPNVTGRLHLGHAWDTTLQDILIRTKRMQGYDALWLPGMDHAGIATQAKVEGKLREEGVSRHDLGREKFLEKSWEWKEEYADFIRQQWSKLGLSLDYSRERFTLDEGLSDAVREVFVRLYEEGLIYRGEYIINWDPQTKTALSDIEVIYKDVQGGFYHMKYPLADGSGHIEVATTRPETMLGDTAVAVHPKDERYQDLIGKKVKLPIVGREIEIVADDYVDMEFGSGAVKITPAHDPNDFEIGNRHDLERVLVMDEGGVMNENAGKYQGMDRFECRRQIVKDLQGDGVLFKIEDHMHSVGHSERSGAVVEPYLSTQWFVKMGPLAKQAIELQKGEGKVDFVPDRFEKTYMHWIENIRDWCISRQLWWGHRIPAWFHKETGELYVGRTAPEDIENWEQDEDVLDTWFSSALWPFSTMGWPNEEAPDFKRYYSTDVLVTGYDIIYFWVARMIFQGIQFTGERPFKDVLIHGLVRDAEGRKMSKSLGNGVDPMDVIDKYGADSLRFFLSTGSSPGQDLRFYWEKVEANWNFGNKIWNASRFALMNMDGLKHDEIDLSGKKSIADEWILTRLQETTEHVTKYIDAYEFGEVGRALYNFIWDDFCDWYIEMAKLPLNGDDEEAKLTTRSVLAHVLDQTLRLLHPFMPFITEEIWQHLPHEGESITVAKWPEKNEQLMNIQAVKDMEILQSIIRSVRNTRAELNVPMSKEVELQINADHEDILAQLERGKEYIERFCRPSDLKMGTGLTAPEKSMSSVLSGVELYMPLAGLLDLDAEIERLEGERKRLDQEVTRVQKKLGNQGFVSKAPESVVEAEREKEKDYLEQRDKVDARIAELKN, from the coding sequence ATGATGACAAACGACATTTCAATGCCGCCAAAGTACGATCCCCAGGCTACTGAAGCCAAATGGTATCCGTACTGGGTAAACGGAAAGTTTTTCGAAGCTACAGGTGACGAAAACAAGAAGCCCTACACCATTGTCATTCCGCCGCCGAACGTTACCGGCCGACTGCACCTCGGGCACGCCTGGGACACTACACTTCAGGATATTTTGATCCGTACGAAGCGTATGCAGGGGTATGACGCACTCTGGCTCCCTGGAATGGATCACGCCGGAATCGCCACCCAGGCCAAAGTGGAAGGTAAACTTCGGGAGGAAGGTGTTTCCCGCCACGATCTGGGCCGTGAGAAGTTTCTTGAAAAGTCTTGGGAGTGGAAAGAGGAATATGCCGACTTTATCCGCCAGCAGTGGTCCAAGCTCGGACTCAGTCTGGATTACTCCCGTGAGCGCTTCACGCTTGATGAGGGCCTGAGCGACGCTGTACGCGAGGTGTTCGTCCGTCTATACGAGGAAGGGCTCATTTACCGCGGGGAGTACATCATCAACTGGGATCCCCAGACAAAGACCGCACTTTCTGACATAGAGGTTATATACAAGGATGTTCAGGGTGGTTTCTACCATATGAAGTATCCTCTTGCTGACGGAAGCGGCCACATTGAGGTTGCCACGACCCGTCCGGAAACGATGCTTGGAGATACAGCCGTTGCGGTCCACCCGAAAGATGAGCGCTACCAGGACCTTATCGGAAAAAAAGTAAAACTTCCGATTGTCGGCCGCGAGATTGAAATCGTAGCGGATGACTACGTAGATATGGAGTTTGGTTCAGGTGCGGTCAAGATTACTCCAGCCCACGACCCGAACGACTTTGAAATCGGCAACCGGCACGACCTTGAGCGCGTACTTGTGATGGACGAAGGCGGGGTAATGAATGAAAACGCCGGCAAATATCAGGGGATGGACCGTTTCGAGTGCCGCAGGCAGATCGTAAAAGACCTGCAGGGGGATGGCGTTCTCTTCAAAATTGAAGATCACATGCATTCTGTCGGTCACTCCGAACGGAGCGGTGCTGTGGTTGAACCGTATTTGTCGACTCAGTGGTTCGTCAAGATGGGACCTCTTGCCAAGCAGGCGATCGAACTTCAGAAAGGCGAAGGCAAAGTTGATTTTGTACCGGACCGTTTTGAAAAAACGTATATGCACTGGATCGAAAATATCCGTGACTGGTGTATCAGCCGCCAGCTCTGGTGGGGACACCGGATCCCGGCATGGTTCCATAAGGAAACAGGGGAACTGTACGTAGGCCGTACGGCTCCTGAAGATATTGAAAACTGGGAGCAGGACGAAGACGTTCTTGATACGTGGTTCTCATCTGCCCTCTGGCCGTTTTCCACGATGGGCTGGCCTAATGAGGAAGCGCCTGACTTTAAGCGCTATTACTCAACTGACGTACTCGTAACCGGATACGACATCATTTATTTCTGGGTTGCCCGGATGATTTTCCAGGGGATTCAGTTTACCGGTGAACGTCCGTTTAAAGACGTACTGATTCATGGTCTGGTTCGTGATGCTGAAGGTCGGAAGATGAGTAAATCACTCGGAAACGGTGTCGATCCTATGGACGTGATCGACAAGTACGGTGCCGACTCCCTTCGTTTCTTCCTGTCCACAGGAAGCTCACCGGGGCAGGATCTCCGTTTCTACTGGGAAAAAGTCGAAGCGAACTGGAATTTCGGAAACAAGATCTGGAACGCCTCCCGTTTTGCCCTTATGAACATGGACGGTCTTAAGCACGATGAGATTGACCTGAGCGGGAAAAAATCAATTGCGGACGAGTGGATTCTCACACGTCTTCAGGAAACAACCGAACACGTGACAAAATATATCGATGCATACGAATTCGGGGAAGTGGGCCGTGCCCTATACAACTTCATCTGGGATGACTTCTGTGACTGGTACATTGAAATGGCGAAGCTTCCGCTGAACGGAGACGACGAGGAAGCAAAGCTCACAACCAGGTCTGTTCTTGCTCACGTGCTCGATCAGACGCTTCGTCTGCTTCATCCGTTCATGCCGTTTATTACAGAGGAAATCTGGCAGCACCTGCCGCACGAAGGCGAATCCATCACGGTAGCCAAGTGGCCGGAAAAAAATGAGCAGCTGATGAACATCCAGGCGGTTAAGGATATGGAGATCCTTCAGAGTATCATCCGCTCTGTCCGTAATACCCGTGCCGAACTGAACGTACCGATGAGTAAAGAAGTAGAGCTTCAGATCAATGCCGATCACGAAGACATTCTCGCTCAGCTTGAGCGCGGCAAGGAGTACATTGAGCGGTTCTGCCGCCCAAGTGATCTGAAGATGGGTACCGGGCTTACTGCTCCGGAAAAATCCATGTCCAGCGTTCTGTCCGGTGTTGAGCTTTACATGCCACTTGCCGGCCTTCTCGATCTGGATGCGGAAATCGAGCGTCTTGAAGGGGAGCGGAAACGCCTTGACCAGGAGGTCACCCGTGTTCAGAAAAAACTCGGTAACCAAGGCTTTGTAAGCAAAGCACCTGAATCCGTTGTGGAAGCTGAGCGTGAAAAAGAAAAAGATTACCTCGAACAGCGTGATAAAGTGGATGCCCGTATTGCCGAATTGAAAAACTAG
- a CDS encoding bifunctional folylpolyglutamate synthase/dihydrofolate synthase — MTNQINMGLERMESLMEKLRHPERRVKTIHIAGTNGKGSTTAFLMEVLKRSGLFVGTYTSPYWHSPAEQISINGSQISASELRHCLGEIAPAIEETEKELNTQVTEFEKMTTAALYFFSTIKPVDLAIIETGLGGREDATNLIVPLVSIITNVDMDHEAWLGDNIRAISREKAGIIKSGVPVVTGAEGEALDILKEEAESRHSKLYGPGAAGKTEIRSIETEQTVFDYTSSYQSLSSLKITMKGEHQVTNAALALMALDYMKQYYAMMADEEAIRDGLREAQVPGRLETVSAEPLVVIDTAHNPAAVNALCRTLKTIYPDRSFSVLFASMKDKNYTRMLSVLSESSASVTVTTFCDPRAAETADLLQADVTAGQTDDPERWLYSQMSEQNEKTGILITGSQAFVGKMRALLVK, encoded by the coding sequence ATGACGAATCAGATTAATATGGGACTCGAACGGATGGAAAGCCTGATGGAAAAGCTCCGGCACCCTGAGAGGCGTGTCAAAACGATCCATATAGCAGGCACAAACGGAAAAGGATCGACCACAGCATTCCTGATGGAAGTGCTCAAACGCTCCGGGCTATTTGTTGGTACATATACATCGCCATACTGGCATTCACCTGCAGAGCAGATTTCCATTAATGGATCGCAGATAAGTGCCAGTGAACTTCGTCACTGTCTGGGCGAAATCGCGCCTGCAATCGAAGAAACGGAAAAAGAATTGAATACACAGGTAACGGAATTTGAAAAAATGACCACGGCTGCGCTGTACTTCTTTTCCACGATCAAGCCGGTTGATCTGGCAATTATTGAAACCGGGCTTGGAGGACGTGAGGATGCGACGAATTTGATCGTTCCCCTTGTCTCCATTATTACGAATGTGGACATGGATCACGAAGCGTGGCTCGGTGACAACATTCGTGCCATTTCCCGGGAAAAAGCGGGGATTATTAAGTCCGGTGTTCCAGTAGTAACAGGAGCAGAAGGGGAGGCTCTGGACATTCTTAAGGAAGAAGCAGAATCAAGACACTCAAAGCTCTATGGACCCGGCGCTGCTGGTAAAACAGAAATCCGCTCAATCGAAACAGAGCAGACAGTGTTTGACTACACATCTTCCTACCAGTCCCTGTCTTCGCTTAAGATCACCATGAAAGGGGAGCATCAGGTCACCAATGCCGCTCTTGCACTGATGGCGCTCGATTATATGAAGCAGTATTACGCCATGATGGCGGATGAAGAAGCAATCCGTGACGGCCTCAGGGAGGCACAGGTTCCCGGAAGACTGGAAACGGTTAGCGCAGAACCGCTCGTGGTGATTGATACGGCTCATAATCCTGCTGCTGTGAACGCACTTTGCAGAACCCTGAAAACAATCTACCCGGATCGTTCTTTCTCGGTCCTTTTTGCATCCATGAAGGATAAAAACTATACCAGGATGCTTTCGGTCCTCAGTGAATCTTCCGCATCCGTTACGGTCACCACTTTCTGTGACCCCCGGGCCGCAGAAACCGCTGATCTGCTGCAGGCTGATGTGACAGCCGGCCAGACCGATGATCCTGAACGCTGGCTTTACAGTCAGATGAGTGAACAAAATGAAAAAACGGGCATTCTTATAACAGGCTCACAGGCATTTGTGGGGAAAATGAGAGCTCTGCTGGTTAAGTGA
- a CDS encoding RimK family alpha-L-glutamate ligase: MTYGWLVANSSLQTEKFMDYADWMKKEAERQGVMLELVWNSDIPVVFDCLGRRDFALPRHKSHPDFVHFADKDLHLGAHLESAGLRLFNRTRTVEACDSKALMHTRLAGHGIPAPRTVIGPKVYEGCEQANTAHINNIIDLLGLPLIVKEAYGSFGKQVYKAETRHELEAIIGRLGSREIIFQEMITESAGRDVRLNVVGSRVVASMKRTSVSDFRANVSAGGATETWEPSEEEKEIAVKAASAVNADFAGVDLLFGKDGPVLCEINSNPHIRSIYECTGVNVAVPMIEHILTEIK; this comes from the coding sequence ATGACCTATGGCTGGCTTGTGGCAAACAGCAGTCTGCAGACGGAAAAATTCATGGATTACGCCGACTGGATGAAAAAAGAAGCAGAAAGACAGGGGGTTATGCTGGAACTGGTCTGGAACAGCGACATTCCAGTAGTTTTCGACTGCCTGGGCAGACGCGATTTTGCTCTTCCCCGGCATAAATCCCATCCGGATTTTGTTCATTTTGCAGACAAAGATCTGCATCTCGGTGCTCATCTTGAATCTGCCGGTCTTAGGCTGTTTAACCGGACCAGGACTGTAGAAGCATGCGACAGCAAAGCGCTCATGCATACCAGACTGGCCGGCCATGGGATTCCCGCTCCGCGAACCGTCATTGGACCGAAAGTGTACGAGGGCTGTGAACAGGCAAACACTGCTCATATTAATAACATTATTGACCTTCTCGGTCTCCCGCTGATTGTCAAAGAAGCATACGGCTCCTTCGGTAAGCAGGTGTATAAAGCCGAAACCCGGCACGAACTGGAGGCGATTATCGGCCGGCTCGGAAGCAGGGAAATCATCTTTCAGGAAATGATTACAGAAAGCGCCGGAAGAGATGTCCGCCTGAATGTGGTTGGCAGCAGGGTCGTTGCCTCAATGAAGCGGACTTCTGTTTCTGATTTCCGGGCAAACGTATCGGCAGGCGGCGCAACAGAAACGTGGGAACCATCTGAAGAAGAAAAAGAGATTGCGGTGAAAGCTGCCAGTGCTGTAAACGCCGACTTTGCCGGCGTGGATCTTCTGTTTGGAAAAGACGGGCCGGTGCTCTGTGAAATTAATTCCAACCCCCATATCAGAAGTATTTACGAATGTACCGGAGTGAATGTAGCCGTCCCAATGATTGAGCATATTCTTACCGAGATAAAATAA
- the ysxE gene encoding spore coat protein YsxE produces the protein MTTKTYDHLGSVLFHYDLYPERVESFGKVSKIHTSRGIFALKKTRLTREEGDWFIHVMRRLDRIGFHYVVPIIQTKYGDFLVRRGNDAYYLMPWYEGHDRFQHPVSKEDVILEETAKLHGLTEKNQDYSEEMIQASFDSLKGRWDRRKLEMERFADQAESSMYMSPFELTFLTHFQRMIQMAEAAEEHLESWVEMCKEKKAFRSVLCHGRLNRSHVLFDQYGSGYFLNFERAVLDTPARELAILFRHYFQSQPWDTSEGIHWLGTYERHFSLFDEERHLLMSYLAFPESVFHSVDLYINEQRERTQLQLVTHLERRILSLNRTYRLMNTLFQEPQE, from the coding sequence TTGACAACGAAAACGTACGATCACCTCGGCTCGGTGCTGTTTCACTATGATCTTTACCCGGAACGTGTGGAGTCATTTGGGAAAGTGAGTAAAATTCATACTTCCCGCGGGATCTTTGCGCTGAAAAAGACCCGGCTGACGAGGGAGGAAGGTGACTGGTTCATTCATGTTATGCGCCGCCTGGACCGAATCGGCTTTCATTATGTGGTGCCGATTATCCAGACAAAGTACGGTGATTTTCTCGTAAGGAGAGGGAATGATGCTTACTATCTGATGCCGTGGTATGAGGGTCACGACCGCTTCCAGCATCCTGTGAGCAAAGAAGACGTGATTCTGGAGGAAACAGCAAAGCTCCACGGTCTGACCGAAAAAAACCAGGACTACTCTGAGGAGATGATCCAGGCGTCATTTGATTCCCTTAAAGGAAGATGGGACCGCAGGAAGCTGGAAATGGAACGCTTTGCCGACCAGGCGGAGTCGAGTATGTATATGTCCCCCTTTGAACTGACGTTTTTAACCCACTTTCAGCGGATGATCCAGATGGCGGAAGCAGCTGAGGAGCATCTCGAGTCATGGGTGGAGATGTGCAAGGAGAAGAAGGCATTCAGAAGCGTGCTCTGTCACGGCAGACTCAACAGAAGCCACGTTCTGTTTGATCAGTACGGCTCAGGCTATTTCCTGAATTTTGAGCGGGCCGTCCTGGATACGCCGGCAAGAGAGCTGGCGATTTTATTCCGTCATTATTTCCAGAGCCAGCCATGGGATACATCGGAAGGAATCCACTGGCTCGGCACGTATGAACGGCATTTTTCCCTGTTTGATGAGGAGCGCCACCTTTTAATGAGCTACCTGGCGTTTCCTGAAAGTGTGTTTCACAGTGTGGACCTCTATATAAATGAGCAGCGTGAACGGACCCAGCTTCAGCTGGTTACCCACCTTGAGCGGCGGATTCTATCTCTCAACCGCACGTACCGCCTTATGAATACCCTGTTTCAGGAACCGCAGGAGTAA
- the spoVID gene encoding stage VI sporulation protein D, with translation MANEQGSSLSFSIQEAVWLNRGQEIDSVMSLELEPEIAIEEAEEHVTVKGNLILSGEYRPGKEVDAEQQQRNASLSEQVSFRSIEDVRISEEGYGTIRHPFPIDVTIPRSRISNLDDVYVNVESFDYDLPGNGCIELQADIEISGMRGEFSAAGKDDDEEEEYVEQVVTEDDLEEDDRAFHFEGYRQPEWQQPAAKEMDQAEHAVRNNPDWSEPQAEAQQEEPDYDQDNEHEPLLTIRGNEDMYGYQQQSDSTGHEESEDLYAMRYEEEEQEDHEEPAQEKQTRDENALYLTKMLAQNDDGQEFSRLRMCIVQAGESIETIADRYKLQVSHLMRTNNLNEERVEEGQILYIPSRKTSSASS, from the coding sequence GTGGCTAATGAACAGGGGTCATCCTTATCATTTTCCATTCAGGAAGCAGTATGGCTGAACCGCGGGCAGGAGATTGACAGTGTGATGTCACTGGAACTTGAGCCGGAGATTGCCATTGAAGAAGCGGAAGAGCATGTGACGGTAAAAGGCAACCTTATCTTATCCGGTGAATACCGGCCGGGCAAGGAAGTCGATGCAGAACAGCAGCAGAGGAATGCCAGTCTCTCGGAGCAGGTATCCTTCCGTTCCATTGAGGATGTACGTATTTCAGAAGAAGGCTATGGGACGATCCGTCATCCGTTCCCGATTGATGTAACGATTCCACGGAGCCGGATCAGTAACCTTGACGACGTGTATGTGAACGTTGAGTCCTTTGATTACGATCTTCCAGGCAACGGCTGTATCGAACTTCAGGCTGATATTGAAATCAGCGGTATGCGCGGGGAGTTTTCTGCGGCAGGGAAGGATGACGATGAGGAAGAGGAGTATGTGGAACAGGTAGTTACAGAAGACGATCTGGAAGAGGATGATCGGGCTTTTCATTTTGAAGGGTATCGCCAGCCGGAGTGGCAGCAGCCGGCAGCAAAAGAGATGGATCAGGCGGAACATGCCGTGCGGAACAACCCGGATTGGAGTGAACCTCAGGCAGAAGCGCAGCAGGAGGAACCTGATTATGACCAGGATAACGAACATGAACCACTGCTGACGATCAGAGGGAATGAGGATATGTACGGATACCAGCAGCAGTCAGACAGCACCGGACACGAAGAATCCGAGGATCTGTACGCCATGAGATATGAGGAAGAGGAGCAGGAAGACCACGAAGAGCCGGCACAGGAGAAACAAACTCGCGATGAGAACGCTCTTTATCTGACGAAAATGCTCGCACAGAACGATGACGGCCAGGAATTTTCGCGGCTCCGTATGTGTATCGTGCAGGCCGGAGAGTCGATTGAAACGATTGCCGACCGTTACAAACTTCAGGTCAGTCACCTCATGAGAACAAACAACCTGAACGAAGAACGGGTTGAAGAGGGGCAGATTCTGTACATTCCATCAAGAAAAACATCTTCGGCCTCATCATAG
- a CDS encoding GGDEF domain-containing protein, with product MTKGRERTFWLIWALAFPLFLYFFIDRITMMSHDQTIALSAFALLIVIVSLFPIRIKNTSLIPLHGIALAVFLQFGLLIEMAVTQLALFTALLTLRLTKRELYRVPFNSLIFMVVSLSSAGVFYLLGGTTGSLERLTLMNEIIPTLGYALTFFVSNHVIIYLSMKYVASREGVSFWDEGLKWEAISAIMIIPVGLTLTVLYQQIGFVAILLMGIPFISVSLILRQYHNTETTNDLLKEVSAFGYQVNESLTVNGIISLFYKHVRAIFPADRIYLYDKIQGRLQVNPLCEEEGALPEGDGISMEVLRREASSHFDSRKQWLHIESRKNLPDTQSILSVPVMRNNSIVGVVTLTSERKKAFEKRHAMILEFMANYMAVAAQNARSYEKKKRESERCALTGLYNFRFFENLLVEKYDLQTTDCRQFAIILLDLDRFKRVNDTFGHHSGNVVLCQVADVLKKHVGDRGTVARYGGEEFVILIDNTDVSFAHSLAETLRTSLEVHRFKVENDLDEGRQAYIQVTASIGVAGKTNPDESAMGVLRNADRAMYTGAKQKGRNRVANFHSCEVTS from the coding sequence ATGACAAAAGGAAGAGAACGAACCTTCTGGCTCATATGGGCCCTGGCATTTCCTTTATTCCTTTATTTTTTTATCGATCGCATAACCATGATGAGCCACGATCAGACCATTGCCCTTTCGGCTTTCGCATTGCTGATTGTCATCGTCTCTTTGTTTCCGATTCGTATAAAAAACACTTCACTGATCCCTCTTCACGGAATTGCGCTGGCGGTTTTCCTTCAATTCGGGCTCCTCATAGAGATGGCTGTTACCCAGCTGGCACTTTTCACAGCCCTCCTGACACTGCGACTGACAAAACGGGAACTGTACCGTGTTCCTTTTAACTCCCTCATCTTTATGGTCGTTTCCCTGTCTTCTGCCGGTGTCTTTTATCTGCTGGGAGGAACAACGGGAAGCCTCGAACGTCTTACTTTGATGAATGAAATCATACCGACACTCGGGTATGCCCTTACGTTTTTTGTATCCAATCACGTTATTATTTATTTATCTATGAAATATGTCGCCAGCCGGGAAGGTGTCAGTTTCTGGGATGAAGGGCTCAAGTGGGAGGCTATTTCCGCTATTATGATCATCCCCGTCGGCCTCACACTGACGGTGCTTTACCAGCAGATCGGATTTGTTGCCATCCTGTTAATGGGGATTCCCTTTATCAGCGTCTCCCTTATTCTGCGGCAGTATCATAATACTGAAACGACCAATGACCTGCTGAAGGAAGTGAGTGCTTTCGGTTATCAGGTAAATGAAAGTCTGACAGTGAACGGGATTATCAGTCTTTTTTACAAACATGTCCGTGCCATTTTTCCAGCAGACCGCATTTATCTGTATGATAAGATCCAAGGCAGGCTTCAGGTTAATCCTCTCTGTGAAGAAGAAGGAGCGCTGCCTGAAGGAGACGGGATCAGCATGGAGGTACTGAGGAGGGAGGCATCCTCTCATTTTGACAGCCGTAAGCAGTGGTTACATATCGAATCAAGGAAGAACCTGCCGGATACCCAGTCCATACTCAGTGTCCCAGTCATGAGAAATAACAGCATTGTCGGCGTAGTGACACTTACGTCCGAACGTAAAAAGGCATTTGAAAAGCGTCATGCCATGATCCTGGAATTTATGGCAAACTACATGGCCGTAGCCGCGCAGAACGCAAGAAGCTATGAAAAGAAAAAGCGGGAAAGTGAACGGTGTGCCCTGACAGGCCTTTATAATTTTCGCTTCTTTGAAAACCTTCTCGTTGAGAAGTACGACCTTCAGACCACTGACTGCAGGCAGTTTGCCATCATTCTCCTCGACCTCGATCGTTTTAAGCGAGTGAATGATACTTTCGGACACCACAGTGGAAACGTAGTCCTCTGCCAGGTGGCAGACGTGCTGAAAAAGCATGTTGGTGACCGGGGAACCGTAGCCCGTTATGGCGGAGAAGAGTTTGTCATTCTTATTGATAATACAGATGTGAGCTTTGCCCACAGCCTGGCTGAAACGCTGAGAACATCACTTGAAGTACACCGTTTTAAAGTCGAGAACGATCTTGATGAAGGAAGGCAGGCGTACATTCAGGTAACAGCCAGTATCGGGGTGGCTGGAAAAACCAATCCGGATGAGAGTGCCATGGGCGTTCTGCGTAATGCGGACAGAGCGATGTATACCGGGGCAAAGCAAAAAGGGCGTAACCGGGTGGCGAACTTTCATTCCTGTGAAGTAACCAGTTAA